Genomic DNA from Triticum dicoccoides isolate Atlit2015 ecotype Zavitan chromosome 4B, WEW_v2.0, whole genome shotgun sequence:
ACACGACACGCGTCCCCTGTTTGCCGAGAAGGAAGTCGAAAAGGATTCCCTGGTTAACCGATTGAATGACATCGTGAGTTACATCTTGTATTATTGCTAGCCAGTACTGGTAGCGCATCTTAGTGCATCTCAGTTTACATGCGTCTAAGCCGTTTGTTGCCTGATTTGTGACTTGCAGGAGAAAAGTGTAGTGCCCTCGTTGAAAAAGGCTCTAAATGACATTTCATTGGAGAAAGACGCTGCAGTTATCGCTAAGGTATTCTACACTTGTTTTGTAGGAATATTTGTGCAATATTCTGCTAACTGTGCATGCATGCCTCATCATTTCTTCCTGGTATGATAATTAGGAGGATGCTCTAGCGCAACTAAGGAGCATGAAGAAGCGGTTGAGAGAGGCAGAAGAGGAGCAGTACAGGGTATGTCTAAAGTTTGTGCCTTCTTAGCAGTACAGTCAGCATGCTCATGTTGCAACTCAACAGGCAGAAGAAGACTCTGCATCCTTGAGAGCGCAGCTCAATACCCTGCAGCAGCAAGTAATGAGCAACTCTTACAGTGGATATGCAGTGGGAACATCAAGTGAGCAAACTCTTGCCATGGAAAAGGAGATACAGGATTTACAAACTCAGCTAAAGGTAGGTTGTTTATGCCTTCCACTTTAGCGCTGTACTTGCTTCCATTCTTGTTTGGTCTATCTAAGAAAACTTTGACATCGAAAAAAATGGCAAACACAGCAAGAGTCACTGCTAAGGCAACAGGAGCAGCAAAAACTAGCTGAAGAGTCCCTACTGAGGCAGCAAGATCAGCAAAGGCTAGTTGAAGAACAATCCCGTACCACTTCTCTTGCGGCTGAAAAGCGAGAGATGGAAGAGAAAATTGCTGCATTAACAAAGAAATCTTCAGGTGTGAATGAAAATTATTTCGTGGGTATCATATCATCTCTAAATTGAGGAAGTAGAAAAATCTAAGCAAACATGTAACTCTATTCTCCAGATGTTGCTGTAGGTGTTTTCTGCCATGCTTTATGGTTTTGTAGTCATGCGTGTTGAAACATTCCATATTTTTTGATTAGTACCATGTTGCTTTCAAAAATTATGCACCTACTTGCTGAAATAAGTTTTCCCTTCCATGCAGAAGAGGCTTCTGAATTTGCTGCACGCAAGGCATTTTCAATGGTAACACATCTAACAACTTTATGTTCGTTAATTTCATCAGAAAGTAAGCTTCTTACAGTATAGACCATTAGACTGCATAGGCACGTGTTTAGGCATGGTGCTATGGCCATTCACAGTAACACCATACAGTTATGCCCAGATTGATCAAGAGCTTTGGAGGTATGTATGGCTGGTACCAGATCATGTGGTACCTGGTGATTGAGCACCTGTAGTTCTGAAGGCATAGTTAAAAGTCAAAAATTGCAGTGGTGACTAGAATAGTCTCATGCACATGTAGTATAGTAGGTTCATAGTATTCTTGTAGCTGATCTCAGCTCTTAAAACAATCTGTACTGATCACTTTTTTCGTTATGGCAGCAAGATAGGGAAAAACTTGAAAACCAGTTGCATGATATGGCTTTGATGGTTGAGAGGTTAGAGGGCAGCCGCCAAAAGCTGCTGATGGAGGTGTTTTGACTTTGCCTTCCTTTTATTTTTGCTAAAGTAAGTTTCCTAAACGGTGACTAATTTCTTTATGTGTTCAACAGATTGATTCCCAGTCATTAGAAATAGAGAATCTGTTTGAGGAGAACTCAGTCTTGTCAACATCATATCAAGAAGCTATGTCTGTTACGATGCAATGGGAGAACCAGGTGTGCTGTTCGTATTCAGTTTGTGCATGGAGTATGCTAACAATCTTTGTTACAAAATCTGCATCTTGCCTACTGACTTCATCTAAACTTGCAGGTTAAAGATTGTCTGAAGCGAAATGAAGAGCTTCGTCTCCACTTAGAGAAGCTAAGAATTGAGCAAGCTAACCTGTTGAAAACAAAAAATACTAGTGTCGAGCTAGATGGCCAAAGTGAGACCAGCATCCCACCAGAACTGGTCACAGAGAATCTTTCTCTAAAGGTTAATAACTGAAACTGGTGAAAACGTTTTTTGTTGTTTGGGTGATGACCAACTTGTGGTCAAATACAGTTAATTTCATGTCATCAATTTACAGTAGCTTCCTGCCACATGTAGGATGAACTTGTCAAAGAACAGAGCAGATCTGAGGGATTATCGGCAGAGATAATGAAACTTTCAGCTCAGCTTAGAAAGGCAGTCCAAGCACAGAATAACCTGACACGCTTGTAAGTCTGGTACCATTTTCTTATATTTTCCATAGTCGACCCCATTTTGTGTTTGGTAAAATCAAACTGTTTCCGTCTCTTGTGCAGATATAGACCTGTATTAAAAGACATCGAGGGTAATCTGATGAAAATGAAACAAGAAACTTATGCGACAATTCTATGATTTTGCCGAGGTATGAGTGCAAACCTCAGCAATGACACCACTTGCACCACAAATTGatcggttttttttttttttttgctgtgTCTGCCTACCTTCATTAGGCAGTTCTTAATTTGTAGAGTTCaatcaacattattgtacatgtgtgGCACTGATGTATTTATCATTTATGCGGATGTATTTTGTAAACTGCCtgaaatgatgaaaggaaaaaccaGTATACCAATTGTCAGCCCTGTGGACATTTATTTAGCTTGCGCTGGATCATTTGTGTTTGCCTCGTGCCTACACAAACATGTGCCTACAAAATTAGTTTGCCTCGTGCCTAACTTTGCACCTTAAAATAAACGGCAAAATAGTCAGGATGTGATTTCATGATATTGTAGATGATTATCATTTCATGATAAGCAGCAGTACAATGCATTTGCAGTAACTGTGCCAGATCATGAGTGAGTGGGGATCCGAATAGGATACCGCTACCATTGATCCTATACAACTTAGCCATCTCATGCGCAACTCTGTTGCTATCTCTACCGATCTTGTGGCTATGAATATTTGGCTTTGTCCTCAACATGTCTAGCATCTCATGTAAGGTTCCCTCCAAGCAGAAAGAGGGTTCATATTTGCATGCCAGTTGGTAATCACGATGGCAGAATCGTCGAACAATCATCTAAGATGATATGCTCGTCGACCAAATGTAGCACAtcgcttagagcaactccaacgtgccgacccaaacagacggcgcttttgtccgtttgggtcggccaccCGCTCGGCGTCCGCCCTGTTTGAGATTTGGATCGGCAGTGCGCCCAACGGGCCAACCCATATATGCCGGCGTGGTCGGCTGGCCGCCCTTTTTCAACAAATAGCACAAATTTTGCATTGTTTCACACACAACTTTTGCATTATTTCACAAGCAAACATATATTCCACAATCAAATAAATAGCATAGTTTCAACCAAATAAATAGCATAGTTTTACAAGCCGAATAAAAGTAAAAATGTCTCATATAGTTTTGCAAGCCGAATAAAAAAGATACatgtattggttgccaacatgagcccacatatgctcaaccaaatcatttcgcagttgcacgtgagtttcccaatcaTGCAAGTCATGATGAAATTGGATGAACTGTTCAAACGTTGCCGCTCCTCCatactcaggcacaacattctcagcctgaaactgaaacccttgatcgtaGAGACGTTTCGAGCGCTCATGTTTTACGATCattttgtgcatgatcacacaagcagtcatcacctcccaaggcttctgcgtgctccaagtattagcaggatactgaacgatgccccatcgagattccaAAACACCAAAGGCATGCTCGACgtacttcctagcactctcttgctcttgggcaaatcttttcctcttctctcccacatggttggggattgtcttcataatagtggtccactgaggatagataccgtcacccaggtagtatcctttgtcgtagttgtggccgttgatagtaaagttcaccggtgggctgttgccttcggcaagcctagcaaaaaCTGGCGAGCGCTGAAGGACGTTGgtatcattgtgtgatccggccatgccaaagaaagagtgccagatccaaagatcttgagacgccacggcctcaagtatgactgtgcaagccctgacatggcccttatactaCCCTTGCCAAGCATAAGGGCGGTTCTTTCAGTCCCAGTGCATgtagtctatgctgccaagcatccctgggaagcccctgctggcattcatcgccaacaaacgggaTGTATCTTCAGgatcggctctctcaagtactcagggccaaacacagggagtctaggcatgtagacttggatgtactcgtcaatgagatcaccgggcactctgTATGCAAGCATTCAGATGGCggtagtgcatttctgataagaggagaaaccaatctttccaacggcatcctctttgcacttgaAATAGTCATCGTAGCCGATCACCCCCTCTCTAATATGGTTGaaagatgcctactcatacggaaacggcggcggaatttctgatgtttgaacaacgggtttgttgtgtcaaagtagtccttccaaagaaggaaatgctcgctctctcggttgcgattcaacgccaGAAGGTGCcccggaatggagccacggaacgACGGGCGCTGgctattgaggtggtgatggaccaacacggcaacCAAGATCATCGGAGGaggaatcgtcggagtcgcaaaggaaattgtgaaaaaagaactcgtcggcggagtccattttgtacctcggcaaactgtcgaacagcttgcAGGCATCGACGAAGGAGACGGATGGCGAAGGGAGTCGTGCCGCCCTCGAACCAGCTAGCTCCCCTGGCGGTgtccgacgagcgtgccggtgAGGATCCAGCCGGGGCGGCGAGGCATCTTCTTGGTCTCGGTCGTGGCTGTGTCGGGGGAGCGGGGGTGGGAAGCTTTCGGTTCTCTGGCAGCAAGACGACGGGTGGCGGGCGATGTGGGAGGTGGCGGTGTTGCAGAGGGGATATTGCGGCGCCTGCAGCTGGCAGAGTCACCGAAAAAATGGACGGCAGCGTCGACGACGAAGGAGGCGGGCGAGGGTTTGCTGTTGGAATGGGAGAGGatggccaatgtgccaccgaccagcgggccaGGGGGAAGGAGTAGGCGGGCGCGTGCGCGTCCGTCTAGTGTCCGCGCGGACGCAAATCCGACTCAAAAATAGGCCGGGAATGGGTCGGTAGGCGGACGAAAAGCGAACGCGTGTCCGTTTGGGCTGACTTTTCTATCCGCGCCGGCCCAAACGAACGCGCACGGGCGAAATGGGTCGccgcattggagttgctcttaggccAAGGGCACAATCTCATGCTTCAGCTCTTCGGCGCAAGCACAAGTTGGAAGTTTTGCACAAGACTAGGAACCTCTTTTCAATAATGGTTTTGGTAACGGGTAAATAAAGCCAAAGGAAAGCAACAATAGTTGCAAATAATGTTCCAAAAGTAAGGGTGACATATATTTCAAACAAAATGTTCCGCCCTAATGTAGAGCACCCCATAGACATCACCATGGATTCTACACCAACACTCAAACCGTTATGTGTTGGGAAATGTATTAGAAAAAAATCGCAcgtacgatcgcccaagatcaatatgaagatgcataacaggtTGAGATCGTGATCGTTACCGTCACCGAGTTGTAGCGGAAGAAGAACGTGTCGGtatagatcgtacttggagtccctcgaactgtCAATGAACGATCCCTCGTACCGCCCACGAATAGTCCCTCGAACCGAAGACTGAAAGcatggcctctctacttggttgcaagcgtttaGCCTTCATGATCCGGTAGCACTTCGCCATCCAGAGCTAATCATCGTCGGAGAATTAGagagaggagattagaaccacacatggcttctaattatgaggacaagaggattaTCCTAGCTCTaaatagtcaactaggaccaactagagctAGAAGAACTAGAgtaggctccaaaacttgtatgtACAATTTAtggccaatacctcaagtatatatagattGGAAGGGAAGAGGAGGgctgccaccaaggagggaaagcCTCCTTGGGCGCCGACCTAGGGGGGGGGAGTTGGACTCCTCCCTTACCCAATTCGGTCTCCTTCCTTAGGGAAGGAGGCGCCTCCCCCACTTGGGCctttgtggcccaagttgccttccacctcttggtCTTTTTAGacccgttgatattaaattaaacaTAAAATAGTTCTAAATATTTTaaaatcattatatatatataacttaaCATCCCCGGAAATATTtttcacacacacatatatatttaTCGGTAACACCCGATATTCATTGAAACCCtttcggtgaccccgaaacgctttcAGATCCTCTCAGAACTATTCTGCATATTAATGAAACACTTCCACAAATATATTTTCATCACTCCCGTCTAACTAACACTCAGCAGATTgtgattgccttaagcttgtgaccccgtaggttagGTAACTCATAGGCATcaacgaaaccccttcgttcaatgaccttTAGCGGACCGTGGATGTCCATATAGATCCCTATGAgcacacgaatgatattcgagtgaacctatgGTTATCATATGATGTTCCCTTGGCTTCGTGATACTTCACAAAACCAGGGATGCAttggtatcctcctgagtcatcactatgctcactataccgaaatcctcattaccggttttgttcttctttttcaTTATTGTGTTCCGGCGTCCTCATGacatagtcacctgtgtctggccagacgatgatggatgccatcATACATAGAGGTCCCTAAGAATATCACTCCATCGTCgggggagcaaatcccactctcgagctatctacttccttgtcaaactttttgatgaacctataagttgtcgttatgatcaccgtgtgACGGGTGGCGTTTGAGCAACCCCTAAGTCCACCGTATGGTAAGAAGTGACTACGGTAATCTCATGGGCTAAGGAGAAAAATCACATGTTAACACTCcgtgttattacaattgattacagacgatattatctcaattcataacaaacaagtttgggtcgattcaatatgatcgttcttccaatgTCATAATCTCAGTGTTCTTTTAGGACTATCatcacacttaacgatatcctaagatctggaaaacatgatcaccaacaacacttgagctagtcttagaggcgagactaggaaccttCGTTTTATTCGTTTAccatttcacacgt
This window encodes:
- the LOC119290861 gene encoding flagellar attachment zone protein 1-like isoform X1 — encoded protein: MESQHASRGRRTLEEIRQKRAAERMQQQTPAATASHGDPHGNQRAAAELLARVQQLENGNLELERENQMLMSKFAEKEVEKDSLVNRLNDIEKSVVPSLKKALNDISLEKDAAVIAKEDALAQLRSMKKRLREAEEEQYRAEEDSASLRAQLNTLQQQVMSNSYSGYAVGTSSEQTLAMEKEIQDLQTQLKQESLLRQQEQQKLAEESLLRQQDQQRLVEEQSRTTSLAAEKREMEEKIAALTKKSSEEASEFAARKAFSMQDREKLENQLHDMALMVERLEGSRQKLLMEIDSQSLEIENLFEENSVLSTSYQEAMSVTMQWENQVKDCLKRNEELRLHLEKLRIEQANLLKTKNTSVELDGQSETSIPPELVTENLSLKDELVKEQSRSEGLSAEIMKLSAQLRKAVQAQNNLTRLYRPVLKDIEGNLMKMKQETYATIL
- the LOC119290861 gene encoding flagellar attachment zone protein 1-like isoform X2, whose protein sequence is MESQHASRGRRTLEEIRQKRAAERMQQQTPAATASHGDPHGNQRAAAELLARVQQLENGNLELERENQMLMSKEVEKDSLVNRLNDIEKSVVPSLKKALNDISLEKDAAVIAKEDALAQLRSMKKRLREAEEEQYRAEEDSASLRAQLNTLQQQVMSNSYSGYAVGTSSEQTLAMEKEIQDLQTQLKQESLLRQQEQQKLAEESLLRQQDQQRLVEEQSRTTSLAAEKREMEEKIAALTKKSSEEASEFAARKAFSMQDREKLENQLHDMALMVERLEGSRQKLLMEIDSQSLEIENLFEENSVLSTSYQEAMSVTMQWENQVKDCLKRNEELRLHLEKLRIEQANLLKTKNTSVELDGQSETSIPPELVTENLSLKDELVKEQSRSEGLSAEIMKLSAQLRKAVQAQNNLTRLYRPVLKDIEGNLMKMKQETYATIL